In Alteromonas sp. V450, the following proteins share a genomic window:
- a CDS encoding exonuclease domain-containing protein, whose product MAKYVFLDTETTGLDPHKGNHRIIDLACVEYEDSTPTGHVFNLKINPEGKKSVKSAFRVHGILDEELEGKPTFSDIHQQFIEFIKDRHLVIFNAAFDLRFLNAELNRVNYPSTVSDICAEVTCAMELAKSKFGVRKISQDAACLRYNIDISSRTKHSALLDASLCAELFFKLLDDSVEPLESTPQQNKHTPTKAISIPRAFKNKETGLYTQLNFCKNPECKNFGVVAKNPTYKANGELKRGLGNEYKLTWSDDKSEHLLTCKLCGHSTTMIHNRCFELEVKRLSTIYEPVEPTCQNKAIPGQPKTFRPYYIPTSPENRRGIKKFKPRCKNRDKGIYTHPELYKLDGKAQPDRIIERVVKKPTRKGGKPVTQIIKEEKLGSQLLTCHACNSKLTVKLNPANRHYRDADNVKIFKELMNKDILNRMMEKHELGAKVIYDKINFFYEQALAFDHYHSQMIDHAVATRTLSLSSDRQFYLSNWGDHNMPKPTPIVNTSTVDNHSGFVFVSDVNFDFTSDYQEINKEHREKKSRKSSLITDATRNTY is encoded by the coding sequence ATGGCGAAATATGTCTTTTTAGATACGGAAACGACAGGTTTAGATCCCCATAAGGGCAACCATCGGATCATCGACCTAGCCTGCGTAGAATATGAAGATTCCACTCCAACAGGACATGTATTCAACCTCAAAATTAATCCTGAAGGCAAAAAGTCTGTAAAGAGCGCTTTTCGAGTTCACGGAATCCTAGATGAAGAATTAGAGGGAAAACCGACCTTTAGTGATATCCACCAGCAATTCATTGAATTCATCAAAGACAGGCATCTCGTTATCTTCAATGCGGCTTTTGACTTACGTTTTTTAAATGCTGAGTTAAACCGCGTTAATTACCCTTCAACGGTTTCTGATATTTGTGCTGAAGTGACTTGCGCAATGGAGCTTGCCAAGAGCAAATTCGGTGTTAGAAAAATCAGTCAAGATGCAGCTTGCTTACGATACAATATTGATATTTCTAGTCGAACCAAACACAGTGCGTTACTTGATGCTTCACTGTGTGCAGAGCTGTTTTTCAAATTACTTGATGATTCGGTTGAACCACTAGAATCAACACCACAACAAAATAAACATACGCCAACCAAAGCCATATCCATTCCAAGAGCTTTCAAAAACAAAGAAACGGGTTTATATACCCAACTTAACTTTTGTAAAAATCCAGAATGTAAGAATTTTGGTGTCGTAGCTAAAAACCCGACTTACAAAGCCAATGGTGAGCTTAAGCGAGGTTTAGGCAACGAATACAAGCTTACATGGAGTGACGATAAATCCGAGCACCTGCTCACCTGCAAATTATGTGGTCATAGTACCACCATGATTCACAATCGTTGTTTTGAATTAGAAGTAAAACGCCTTTCAACCATATACGAGCCAGTCGAGCCAACGTGTCAGAATAAGGCTATACCCGGTCAACCTAAGACGTTTCGGCCCTACTATATTCCAACATCCCCTGAGAATAGGCGAGGCATTAAAAAGTTCAAGCCTCGGTGTAAAAATAGAGATAAGGGGATTTACACCCACCCGGAACTCTACAAGTTAGATGGAAAAGCGCAGCCTGACCGCATTATTGAGCGTGTTGTTAAAAAGCCAACCAGAAAAGGCGGCAAGCCTGTTACTCAAATAATCAAGGAAGAAAAGCTAGGTTCACAACTTCTTACCTGTCATGCATGTAATAGTAAGTTAACTGTTAAGTTAAACCCAGCAAACCGTCATTACAGAGATGCAGATAACGTTAAAATCTTTAAAGAATTAATGAATAAAGACATCCTCAATCGCATGATGGAAAAGCATGAACTCGGTGCCAAGGTTATCTACGACAAAATCAACTTTTTCTACGAGCAAGCGTTAGCCTTTGACCATTATCATTCACAGATGATTGACCATGCTGTAGCGACTAGAACACTTAGTCTCAGTTCAGATAGACAGTTCTATTTAAGTAACTGGGGCGACCATAACATGCCAAAACCTACGCCTATTGTGAACACTTCAACCGTTGATAATCATTCAGGTTTTGTATTCGTTTCTGATGTGAATTTTGACTTCACCAGTGATTATCAAGAAATAAACAAAGAGCATCGAGAAAAAAAGAGCAGGAAAAGTTCCCTTATTACAGACGCTACGCGCAATACGTATTAA
- a CDS encoding PEP-CTERM sorting domain-containing protein, producing MKNKFLKGLVASFALVVSGFANAGLILSEVDENAYIQRAGYDIAWISPWSANNTNIGDYQIDLSYQSQFGWMIMTKAIYDEIGGLTAADFAFSGANVDYFTGNNLDEATGATVAALSGILPTNDVAVATPWFSKEAYWVDWSQGAIGAWSLADWESPLSCPNSCNETLAVRVSRVNEVPEPSTLAVFALGLMGLASRKFKKQA from the coding sequence ATGAAAAATAAATTTTTAAAAGGTTTAGTGGCTAGCTTTGCATTGGTTGTCAGTGGGTTTGCTAATGCGGGATTAATTTTATCTGAAGTAGATGAGAATGCTTATATTCAAAGAGCTGGATATGACATTGCATGGATCTCACCTTGGAGTGCTAACAATACTAACATTGGTGATTATCAGATAGATTTATCGTATCAAAGCCAGTTCGGGTGGATGATAATGACTAAAGCAATATACGATGAAATTGGAGGTTTAACAGCAGCCGATTTTGCTTTTTCTGGTGCTAATGTTGACTATTTTACTGGTAATAACCTAGATGAAGCTACAGGCGCAACAGTTGCTGCTCTTTCGGGAATTCTTCCTACTAATGACGTTGCTGTAGCAACACCTTGGTTTAGTAAAGAGGCTTATTGGGTTGATTGGTCTCAAGGAGCTATAGGCGCTTGGAGTTTAGCTGATTGGGAATCGCCTTTATCTTGCCCTAATTCTTGTAATGAGACTTTGGCTGTTAGAGTTAGTAGAGTGAATGAAGTCCCTGAACCTTCTACCTTGGCAGTTTTCGCTTTGGGTTTAATGGGACTAGCTTCACGTAAATTTAAGAAACAAGCTTAA
- the minE gene encoding cell division topological specificity factor MinE, with product MGIFDLLKKKQKPSTAAVAKERLQIIVAHERKKRTEPDYLPMMQQEIIQVIRKYVTIADDQVSVQLDNNDDCSVLELNVTLPDN from the coding sequence ATGGGCATTTTCGATTTGCTTAAAAAGAAGCAGAAACCAAGCACGGCGGCAGTCGCCAAAGAGCGGTTACAGATTATTGTGGCCCATGAACGGAAAAAGCGAACAGAGCCTGACTACTTGCCTATGATGCAGCAAGAAATCATCCAAGTGATTAGAAAGTACGTCACTATTGCCGACGACCAAGTCTCTGTTCAGTTAGATAATAATGACGACTGTAGTGTACTAGAGTTAAACGTAACGTTACCTGATAACTGA
- a CDS encoding lyase family protein, which produces MTATRTERDSMGELQVPENALYGAQTQRAIQNFPVSGQCMPEAFIRALITVKKAAAQANMKLKVLDNDRGQGIVRACDDLLALDDVMQHFPVDIFQTGSGTSTNMNANEVIARLASRYSSEEVHPNDHVNYGQSSNDVIPTTIHVSAAIALSNELIPAVERLVRTIEVKAKSVAQYCKTGRTHLMDAMPVGMDQSLLAWASQLKQQVKTLRAVQPAIQTLAQGGTAVGTGVNAHADFATTFSDTLVELTDIAFKPADNFFALIGSQDTAVTLSGATKSLAVTLMKIANDLRWMNSGPLAGLGEIALPALQPGSSIMPGKVNPVIPEAVAMASAQVIGNDTAITIGGQSGNFELNVMLPMIASNLLSSLSLMTNSATLIGEQAIEGFTVNQDNIEPALYRNPVLVTALNPVIGYAKAAEIAKTAYKENKPVIDVAEAMTDIPRGELESLLDPKKLTTP; this is translated from the coding sequence ATGACAGCAACACGCACAGAACGCGACAGTATGGGCGAGCTTCAGGTCCCCGAAAATGCACTCTACGGCGCGCAAACTCAGCGTGCCATTCAAAACTTTCCTGTTAGCGGGCAATGCATGCCCGAAGCCTTTATACGCGCGTTGATCACTGTAAAAAAAGCCGCGGCACAAGCCAACATGAAACTCAAAGTGCTGGACAACGATCGCGGTCAAGGGATAGTTCGAGCCTGTGATGACCTGTTGGCACTTGATGATGTGATGCAGCATTTTCCCGTTGATATATTCCAGACTGGCTCAGGTACCAGCACAAACATGAATGCCAACGAGGTCATTGCTCGCTTAGCTTCTCGTTATTCTAGCGAAGAGGTTCATCCGAATGATCATGTAAATTACGGGCAAAGTTCAAATGATGTGATCCCTACCACCATTCACGTTAGCGCGGCTATTGCATTGTCAAACGAGCTTATACCGGCCGTTGAACGTTTAGTTCGTACTATTGAAGTTAAAGCAAAGTCGGTAGCGCAATACTGTAAAACCGGACGCACTCATCTCATGGATGCGATGCCTGTGGGCATGGATCAAAGCTTACTGGCTTGGGCTTCTCAGCTTAAGCAGCAGGTTAAAACCCTGCGCGCTGTGCAGCCAGCTATTCAAACCCTTGCCCAAGGAGGCACTGCGGTGGGTACAGGTGTAAACGCCCATGCGGATTTTGCTACGACATTTTCAGATACACTCGTTGAACTGACCGATATCGCGTTTAAGCCCGCTGACAATTTTTTTGCATTGATTGGCTCTCAAGACACAGCAGTGACGCTTTCCGGTGCGACAAAAAGTCTGGCTGTCACCCTTATGAAAATTGCTAATGACTTGCGCTGGATGAATTCTGGGCCTTTGGCGGGCTTGGGTGAGATTGCGCTGCCTGCACTGCAGCCAGGTTCATCAATTATGCCCGGCAAGGTAAACCCGGTTATTCCAGAAGCGGTGGCGATGGCTTCAGCACAGGTAATAGGTAACGATACGGCGATTACTATAGGTGGGCAGTCTGGGAATTTTGAGTTAAATGTAATGCTACCGATGATTGCCAGCAATTTGCTTTCAAGTCTGTCGCTAATGACTAACAGTGCAACGCTCATCGGCGAGCAGGCAATTGAGGGCTTTACGGTAAATCAAGATAATATTGAACCTGCGCTTTACAGAAACCCTGTGCTCGTTACCGCGCTCAACCCTGTTATTGGCTATGCTAAAGCCGCAGAAATAGCAAAAACAGCCTACAAAGAAAACAAGCCTGTTATTGATGTGGCTGAAGCGATGACAGATATCCCAAGAGGCGAACTAGAATCACTGCTAGACCCGAAAAAACTTACTACACCTTAA
- the minC gene encoding septum site-determining protein MinC, with protein MTETCFRMKGTTLTSIVLEVIDFEPDNFEAQLSQKVASAPQFFTRSSLILHLIKPLSATEFELLVALCRRLQLQPMAVKGEVAELKPTINDLGLADVSQSKFTDSALRSHKANGSENNNGSGENPSQTAQQDQTVSAPPKSEPAPAAATTLKPAKVINRPVRSGQQVYAEGGDLVVTASVSEGAELLADGNIHVYGTLRGRALAGVKGNTGARVFCQSLDAELISIAGQFIMHETVKGECWKKPAQVYLEEETLRIEPLA; from the coding sequence ATGACAGAAACTTGCTTTCGCATGAAGGGCACTACGCTCACCAGTATTGTGTTAGAAGTAATAGATTTTGAGCCAGATAATTTTGAAGCTCAGTTATCTCAGAAGGTCGCGAGCGCGCCACAGTTCTTTACCCGTTCCTCACTGATTTTACATTTAATAAAGCCTTTATCTGCTACAGAGTTCGAGCTGCTGGTGGCGCTATGTCGTCGACTGCAATTGCAGCCCATGGCCGTGAAAGGTGAGGTGGCAGAGCTGAAGCCTACCATCAATGATTTGGGGTTAGCCGATGTAAGCCAAAGCAAATTTACAGACAGCGCCCTTCGTTCGCACAAAGCGAATGGTAGTGAAAACAATAACGGAAGCGGCGAAAACCCTTCTCAAACCGCACAACAAGATCAAACCGTTTCTGCGCCGCCAAAAAGTGAACCGGCTCCTGCAGCCGCAACCACGCTCAAACCTGCCAAAGTAATTAACCGTCCGGTACGTTCTGGTCAGCAAGTCTATGCCGAAGGCGGAGACTTGGTGGTAACGGCTTCTGTAAGTGAAGGCGCTGAGCTGCTTGCCGATGGTAATATTCATGTTTACGGCACATTGCGCGGCCGCGCGTTGGCAGGCGTAAAAGGCAATACGGGAGCCCGTGTATTTTGCCAGTCTCTAGACGCGGAACTTATTTCAATTGCAGGGCAATTCATTATGCACGAAACCGTGAAAGGTGAATGCTGGAAAAAACCTGCACAAGTATATTTAGAAGAAGAAACATTACGTATAGAGCCGTTGGCTTAA
- the minD gene encoding septum site-determining protein MinD, with protein sequence MAKIIVVTSGKGGVGKTTSSAAISTGLALAGHKTVVIDFDVGLRNLDLIMGCERRVVYDFVNVINKEASLKQALIKDKRTENLFILPASQTRDKDALTVDGVQAVLDELKKDFEFIICDSPAGIEQGAQMALYFADEAIVVTNPEVSSVRDSDRILGILQSKSMRAERGDTVKEHLLLTRYNPTRVESAEMLSVADVEEILAIPLLGVIPESEAVLKASNQGQPVILDEEANAGQAYADAVKRLLGETVPHRFLEAEKKGFFKRLLGGK encoded by the coding sequence ATGGCAAAGATTATCGTAGTAACCTCAGGAAAAGGTGGTGTAGGCAAAACTACATCAAGTGCAGCAATAAGTACGGGCCTTGCGTTAGCAGGTCATAAAACAGTAGTCATCGACTTTGATGTGGGCTTGCGAAACCTTGACCTTATCATGGGGTGTGAACGCCGTGTGGTTTACGATTTCGTAAACGTTATCAACAAAGAAGCGTCTCTCAAACAGGCACTTATTAAAGATAAAAGAACGGAAAACCTTTTCATTCTTCCAGCATCGCAAACCCGCGATAAAGACGCCCTTACCGTAGATGGTGTGCAGGCAGTACTAGACGAACTCAAGAAGGACTTTGAATTTATTATCTGCGATTCGCCAGCGGGGATCGAGCAAGGCGCTCAGATGGCGCTGTATTTCGCGGATGAAGCCATTGTGGTGACTAACCCTGAAGTGTCGTCTGTACGTGATTCAGATCGTATTTTGGGCATTTTGCAAAGTAAGTCGATGCGTGCAGAAAGAGGAGACACGGTAAAAGAGCATTTATTGCTTACACGTTATAACCCAACGCGCGTTGAAAGTGCTGAAATGTTAAGTGTCGCTGACGTTGAGGAAATCTTGGCTATTCCGTTATTAGGTGTTATTCCGGAATCTGAGGCGGTGTTAAAAGCATCGAACCAAGGCCAACCGGTAATTCTTGACGAAGAAGCTAATGCAGGACAAGCTTATGCAGACGCAGTAAAACGTCTGCTGGGCGAAACTGTTCCACACCGTTTCCTTGAAGCAGAGAAAAAAGGGTTCTTTAAGCGCCTGCTAGGAGGGAAATAA